One Candidatus Nezhaarchaeales archaeon DNA segment encodes these proteins:
- a CDS encoding AAA family ATPase yields MLLRDVTLENFMSYEYARIPLKPGLNVVCGPNGAGKSSILLGISVAMGQAYTERSRRLADLVRWGKDIARVSISFDNAPTSTGKRPFPSIHANTVRLSRYIRRDGTYWFEVNGREVSKAEVEEMLKGVGLNPNNMLIVMHQGMVEEFIVLNPQSKLRMLEDAIGFSEYRLKLQESKDKLAKVLSEEREVQALMAKAEETLNYWKEEYEKLSTVMELKARINGLELELAWSKALGKEERVKSLQALLQRKEERVKLLLEKLEKLDGEVVKSRERLSSTRVKLKESFYKLVEYEVGRRLIEAERLKQASKRLAEGVEASIEEYASRVAKLKAEVDALEVKLTELIESYAANKARRELVAYQREEVEEELKDLRRTVEREVKEYTALVGEAEKLGLRPSEVRDAQLVLEELKVSKAKLEALGPVSEEAEKVYKSYLKTYEELKEKATKLLENRRLLAEEIEARSATWRKAIQSVIDAVNPAYRELLSRVGAVGNVRLLNPFNVDEAGLELLVGFKGEEPRLLDGYTQSGGERAVAVIAFLLALQGFIKSPFRAVDEFDVHMDARNRELVTEAMVNAVSTDTSSQLLVITPSPILPLKTGAHVVVVQSVRGISKVKLKSF; encoded by the coding sequence TTGCTATTAAGGGATGTTACGCTGGAGAACTTTATGAGCTACGAGTACGCTAGGATACCGTTAAAGCCTGGGTTAAACGTTGTCTGCGGCCCTAATGGAGCGGGTAAGTCGAGTATTCTACTCGGTATATCGGTGGCTATGGGTCAAGCGTATACGGAGCGATCCCGTAGGTTAGCGGACCTCGTAAGGTGGGGTAAGGATATAGCCCGCGTATCGATAAGTTTCGATAACGCGCCTACGTCAACCGGTAAAAGGCCCTTTCCAAGCATCCATGCGAACACTGTTAGGCTGTCGCGTTACATAAGGCGCGACGGAACCTACTGGTTTGAGGTTAACGGTCGCGAAGTGAGTAAGGCCGAGGTTGAGGAGATGCTTAAGGGTGTAGGGCTTAACCCGAACAATATGTTGATAGTTATGCATCAGGGGATGGTGGAGGAGTTCATAGTTTTAAACCCTCAAAGTAAGCTTCGAATGCTTGAAGACGCCATAGGCTTCTCCGAGTACCGCCTTAAGCTTCAGGAGTCTAAGGATAAGCTAGCTAAGGTTTTAAGCGAGGAACGCGAGGTTCAAGCCTTAATGGCTAAGGCGGAGGAAACCTTAAACTATTGGAAGGAGGAATACGAGAAGCTTTCAACGGTAATGGAGTTGAAGGCTAGGATTAACGGGTTGGAGCTTGAACTAGCCTGGTCGAAGGCCTTAGGTAAGGAGGAGAGGGTTAAATCGCTTCAAGCCCTCCTACAGCGTAAGGAGGAGAGGGTTAAACTACTCTTGGAGAAGCTGGAGAAGCTGGATGGCGAAGTCGTTAAGAGTAGGGAGCGTTTATCCTCGACTAGGGTTAAGCTTAAGGAGTCCTTCTACAAGCTGGTCGAGTACGAAGTAGGGCGTAGGCTCATTGAAGCCGAACGGTTAAAGCAGGCCTCTAAACGTTTAGCTGAAGGCGTGGAAGCCTCAATCGAGGAGTACGCTTCAAGGGTGGCTAAGCTTAAAGCCGAAGTCGACGCCTTAGAGGTGAAGCTAACGGAGCTTATCGAGAGCTACGCGGCCAATAAGGCTAGGAGGGAGTTAGTAGCCTATCAACGCGAAGAGGTTGAAGAGGAGTTAAAGGATCTACGTAGAACGGTTGAACGGGAGGTTAAGGAGTACACGGCCCTAGTAGGCGAAGCTGAGAAGCTAGGCTTACGGCCCTCCGAGGTTAGAGATGCACAATTAGTACTCGAAGAGCTTAAGGTGTCGAAGGCTAAGCTTGAAGCCTTAGGCCCCGTATCGGAGGAGGCTGAGAAAGTATATAAGTCCTACCTAAAGACGTACGAGGAGTTAAAGGAGAAGGCCACTAAACTGCTTGAAAATAGGCGGTTACTAGCTGAGGAGATTGAGGCTAGGAGCGCTACTTGGCGGAAGGCTATTCAAAGCGTTATAGACGCCGTTAACCCGGCATATCGAGAGCTATTATCGAGGGTTGGAGCGGTGGGTAATGTTAGATTGTTGAACCCCTTTAACGTGGATGAGGCTGGATTGGAACTCCTAGTAGGGTTTAAGGGTGAGGAGCCGCGCCTACTTGATGGCTATACGCAAAGCGGTGGTGAACGCGCGGTAGCTGTAATAGCGTTCCTATTGGCCCTCCAAGGGTTTATTAAATCGCCCTTTAGGGCTGTTGACGAGTTCGACGTCCATATGGACGCTAGGAATAGGGAACTGGTAACGGAGGCCATGGTAAACGCCGTTAGCACCGATACTTCTTCACAGCTCCTAGTTATAACGCCGAGCCCAATATTACCCTTAAAGACCGGCGCGCACGTAGTGGTGGTTCAAAGCGTAAGAGGTATTTCAAAAGTGAAGTTAAAAAGCTTTTAA